One Spinacia oleracea cultivar Varoflay chromosome 4, BTI_SOV_V1, whole genome shotgun sequence DNA segment encodes these proteins:
- the LOC110790423 gene encoding ethylene-responsive transcription factor ERN1 has product MEFQFQQLQHKENKPKQTCNNNNNNKVVKSGIKTGTTKNKFVGVRQRPSGKWVAEIKNTTQKIRIWLGTFDTAEEAARAYDEAACLLRGSNTRTNFVTTPSSDNTNSALSRRIRNLVNQKKSLIRNNNTQPPPAPPTTTTSTTIKTTDDNNDAANTSLVLNQAVTFAGENAYRPDLSGQFDCSWAFPQQFPPPIPNDDLEMFRKHLSFTTTMADTGMMMNNANEVAMLEFERMKVERQISASLYAMNGVNDYLQCVFNACDSNDPTWEPPMLYHNFCLG; this is encoded by the coding sequence ATGGAATTCCAATTCCAGCAGCTACAACACAAAGAGAACAAACCTAAACAGACatgtaacaacaacaacaacaacaaggtaGTAAAGAGCGGTATCAAAACCGGCACGACCAAGAACAAGTTTGTAGGGGTGAGGCAGAGACCTTCAGGAAAATGGGTTGCAGAAATAAAAAACACAACTCAGAAGATCAGGATTTGGTTAGGCACCTTCGACACAGCCGAAGAAGCTGCTCGTGCTTATGATGAAGCCGCTTGTCTCCTTCGTGGTTCCAACACACGGACCAATTTTGTTACTACTCCGTCCTCTGACAACACCAACTCTGCTCTCTCTCGCAGAATCAGAAACCTTGTCAACCAGAAAAAGAGCTTGATCAGAAACAACAACACCCAACCACCTCCAGCTCCTCCAACAACCACCACATCAACCACCATCAAAACAACTGATGATAATAATGATGCAGCAAATACTAGCTTGGTTCTCAACCAAGCTGTAACTTTTGCAGGTGAAAATGCATATAGGCCGGATTTGAGTGGACAGTTTGATTGCTCATGGGCATTTCCTCAGCAGTTTCCTCCTCCAATTCCTAATGATGATTTGGAAATGTTCAGAAAACACCTGAGTTTCACAACAACAATGGCTGATACAGGGATGATGATGAACAATGCTAATGAGGTAGCAATGCTAGAATTCGAGCGCATGAAGGTAGAGAGGCAAATATCAGCATCACTCTATGCAATGAACGGAGTTAACGATTACCTGCAGTGTGTTTTCAATGCATGCGACTCAAACGACCCTACCTGGGAACCTCCCATGCTCTATCATAATTTTTGCCTTGGTTGA
- the LOC110790439 gene encoding mitochondrial dicarboxylate/tricarboxylate transporter DTC codes for MEEEKKAVSVWKTIKPFVNGGASGMLATCVVQPIDMVKVRIQLGQGSAVHITKNMLRDEGLSAFYKGLSAGLLRQATYTTARLGTFRILTNKAVAANEGKPVPLYQKALCGLSAGAIGACIGSPADLALIRMQADATLPLAQRRHYKNAFHALIRIAADEGVLSLWKGAAPTIVRAMALNMGMLASYDQSVEFFRDSLGFQETPTVLGASAVSGFFASACSLPFDYVKTQIQKMQPDAEGKYPYTSSLDCAMKTLKSGGPFKFYTGFPVYCVRIAPHAMLTLIFLHQIQKFEGSVGL; via the exons ATGGAGGAGGAGAAAAAAGCAGTGTCAGTATGGAAGACAATCAAGCCTTTTGTAAATGGAGGTGCCTCTGGTATGCTTGCTACTTGTGTCGTTCAACCCATTGATATGGTTAAG GTGAGAATACAATTGGGACAAGGTTCTGCAGTCCATATCACTAAGAACATGCTTCGTGATGAGGGCCTTTCTGCTTTCTACAAG GGTCTGTCCGCAGGTTTGCTGAGGCAAGCCACTTATACAACCGCCCGTCTTGGAACTTTCAG GATTCTGACAAATAAAGCAGTTGCTGCTAATGAGGGGAAGCCTGTACCTCTATATCAAAAGGCTTTGTGTGGTTTGAGTGCTGGAGCAATTGGAGCATGTATTGGTAGTCCAGCAGACTTAGCTCTTATTCGTATGCAAGCCGATGCAACCTTACCACTCGCACAAAGACGTCACTACAAAAACGCGTTTCATGCACTCATTCGTATTGCTGCTGATGAAGGTGTTTTGTCACTCTGGAAAGGAGCTGCTCCTACTATTGTCAGAGCCATGGCACTTAACATGGGTATGCTTGCCTCCTATGATCAAAGTGTCGAATTTTTCCGGGATTCTCTCGGTTTCCAAGAAACTCCCACAGTGTTAG GAGCCAGTGCAGTGTCTGGTTTCTTTGCTTCAGCCTGCAGTTTGCCATTTGATTATGTTAAAACACAAATACAAAAAATGCAGCCAGATGCAGAGGGAAAGTACCCCTATACAAGTTCATTAGATTGTGCAATGAAGACCTTGAAATCCGGAGGGCCATTCAAATTCTATACTGGATTTCCCGTCTATTGTGTTAGAATTGCACCCCACGCTATG TTGACATTGATTTTCCTCCATCAAATCCAGAAGTTTGAGGGTTCTGTGGGATTATAA
- the LOC110790443 gene encoding tubulin alpha-5 chain — protein sequence MREIISIHIGQAGIQVGNSCWELYCLEHGIQPDGLMPSDSTIGVGHDAFNTFFSETSAGKHVPRAIFVDLEPTVIDEVRTGTYRQLFHPEQLISGKEDAANNFARGHYTVGKEIVDLCLDRIRKLADNCTGLQGFLVFNAVGGGTGSGLGSLLLERLSVDYGKKSKLGFTIYPSPQVSTAVVEPYNSVLSTHALLEHTDVSVLLDNEAIYDICRKSLDIERPSYTNLNRLISQIISSLTTSLRFDGAINVDITEFQTNLVPYPRIHFMLSSYAPVISAEKAYHEQLSIPEITNAVFEPSSMMAKCDPRHGKYMACCLMYRGDVVPKDVNAAVATIKTKRTVQFVDWCPTGFKCGINYQPPTVVPGGDLAKVQRAVCMISNNTAVAEVFSRIDHKFDLMYAKRAFVHWYVGEGMEEGEFSEAREDLAALEKDYEEVGAEGVDDEEEEEEY from the exons ATGAGAGAGATTATAAGCATACACATTGGTCAAGCTGGAATTCAAGTCGGAAATTCCTGCTGGGAGCTCTATTGTCTTGAACATGGCATTCAACCTGATGGTTTGATGCCCAG TGACAGTACAATTGGTGTTGGGCATGATGCTTTCAACACATTCTTTAGCGAGACTAGTGCTGGAAAGCATGTCCCTCGCGCCATCTTTGTCGATCTTGAGCCCACTGTGATTGACGAGGTTAGAACTGGTACTTATCGCCAGCTTTTTCATCCTGAACAGCTTATTTCTGGGAAGGAAGATGCTGCTAATAACTTTGCCAGGGGACATTACACTG TTGGCAAAGAAATTGTGGACCTTTGTCTTGACCGAATCCGGAAACTAGCTGACAACTGCACTGGTTTACAAGGATTCTTGGTCTTTAATGCTGTGGGTGGTGGTACTGGTTCTGGTTTGGGTTCTTTGTTGTTGGAACGATTATCAGTCGATTATGGAAAGAAGTCTAAGCTCGGCTTCACCATATACCCTTCACCTCAG GTATCCACAGCAGTTGTTGAACCTTATAACAGTGTCCTCTCCACCCATGCCTTGCTTGAACACACTGACGTTTCAGTGCTTTTGGATAATGAAGCTATTTATGACATCTGTCGTAAATCATTGGATATTGAGAGGCCATCCTATACCAACTTGAACCGTCTAATATCTCAGATCATATCATCATTGACAACTTCTTTGAGGTTTGACGGAGCCATCAATGTGGACATCACTGAATTTCAGACCAATTTGGTGCCATACCCACGGATTCACTTCATGCTTTCATCTTATGCCCCTGTTATCTCAGCTGAGAAAGCATATCATGAACAGCTTTCTATCCCTGAGATTACCAATGCAGTTTTTGAACCCTCAAGCATGATGGCAAAGTGTGACCCAAGGCATGGCAAATACATGGCTTGTTGCCTTATGTACAGGGGAGATGTTGTGCCAAAGGATGTTAATGCCGCTGTTGCTACCATCAAAACCAAAAGGACGGTTCAGTTTGTTGACTG GTGTCCAACTGGGTTCAAATGTGGTATCAACTATCAGCCACCAACAGTTGTACCAGGAGGTGATCTTGCCAAGGTGCAGAGAGCTGTGTGTATGATCAGTAACAACACTGCTGTAGCAGAAGTTTTCTCACGGATTGACCACAAATTTGATCTCATGTATGCCAAGAGAGCATTTGTACACTGGTATGTTGGTGAAGGCATGGAAGAGGGAGAGTTTTCTGAAGCCCGTGAAGATCTGGCTGCTCTTGAGAAAGATTATGAAGAAGTTGGTGCTGAAGGAGTGGATGAcgaggaagaagaggaagaataCTAA